One genomic window of Pseudomonas aeruginosa includes the following:
- a CDS encoding O-succinylhomoserine sulfhydrylase, with product MTQDWDAGRLDSDLEGAAFDTLAVRAGQRRTPEGEHGEALFTTSSYVFRTAADAAARFAGEVPGNVYSRYTNPTVRTFEERIAALEGAEQAVATASGMSAILALVMSLCSSGDHVLVSRSVFGSTISLFDKYFKRFGIQVDYPPLSDLAAWEAACKPNTKLFFVESPSNPLAELVDIAALAEIAHAKGALLAVDNCFCTPALQQPLKLGADVVIHSATKYIDGQGRGMGGVVAGRGEQMKEVVGFLRTAGPTLSPFNAWLFLKGLETLRIRMQAHSASALALAEWLERQPGIERVYYAGLPSHPQHELARRQQSGFGAVVSFDVKGGRDAAWRFIDATRMVSITTNLGDTKTTIAHPATTSHGRLSPEDRARAGIGDSLIRVAVGLEDLDDLKADMARGLAAL from the coding sequence ATGACTCAGGACTGGGATGCCGGGCGTCTCGACAGCGACCTGGAAGGCGCGGCCTTCGACACCCTGGCGGTTCGCGCCGGGCAACGGCGGACGCCGGAGGGCGAGCACGGCGAGGCGCTGTTCACCACTTCCAGCTACGTCTTCCGCACCGCCGCCGACGCGGCCGCGCGGTTCGCCGGCGAAGTGCCGGGCAACGTCTATTCGCGCTACACCAACCCCACGGTACGCACCTTCGAGGAGCGCATCGCCGCCCTCGAAGGAGCCGAGCAGGCGGTGGCCACGGCGTCGGGCATGTCGGCGATCCTCGCCCTGGTGATGAGCCTGTGCAGCTCCGGCGACCACGTGCTGGTCTCGCGCAGCGTGTTCGGCTCGACCATCAGCCTGTTCGACAAGTACTTCAAGCGCTTCGGTATCCAGGTCGACTATCCGCCGTTGAGCGATCTCGCGGCCTGGGAGGCGGCGTGCAAGCCGAATACCAAGCTGTTCTTCGTCGAGTCGCCATCCAACCCGCTGGCCGAGCTGGTGGATATCGCCGCGCTGGCCGAGATCGCCCACGCCAAGGGTGCGCTGCTGGCGGTGGACAACTGCTTCTGCACGCCGGCCCTGCAACAGCCGCTGAAGCTCGGTGCGGACGTGGTGATCCACTCCGCGACCAAGTACATCGACGGCCAGGGCCGGGGCATGGGCGGGGTGGTCGCCGGTCGCGGCGAGCAGATGAAGGAAGTGGTCGGCTTCCTCCGCACCGCCGGACCGACCCTCAGCCCGTTCAACGCCTGGCTGTTCCTCAAGGGCCTGGAAACCCTGCGTATCCGCATGCAGGCGCACAGCGCCAGTGCCCTGGCCCTGGCCGAATGGCTGGAGCGCCAGCCGGGCATCGAGCGGGTCTACTACGCGGGCCTGCCGAGCCATCCTCAGCATGAGTTGGCCCGGCGCCAGCAGAGCGGCTTCGGCGCGGTCGTCAGCTTCGACGTGAAGGGCGGGCGCGATGCCGCCTGGCGCTTCATCGACGCTACCCGGATGGTCTCGATCACCACCAACCTGGGCGACACCAAGACCACCATCGCCCACCCGGCGACCACCTCCCACGGTCGACTGTCCCCCGAGGACCGCGCGCGCGCCGGGATCGGCGACAGCCTGATCCGGGTCGCGGTCGGCCTGGAAGACCTCGACGACCTCAAGGCCGACATGGCTCGGGGGCTGGCTGCGCTGTGA